A window from Primulina huaijiensis isolate GDHJ02 chromosome 11, ASM1229523v2, whole genome shotgun sequence encodes these proteins:
- the LOC140987905 gene encoding probable dolichyl-diphosphooligosaccharide--protein glycosyltransferase subunit 3B, protein MAIFLTPCTAAFFLLLRLLTCHALSPSDSVISDLSSLQSQSSTGVIHLTDPLLRRILALPTPRPFHFIIFFDAKHLHSKPELSLPTLKNEFSLVSSTFQSNNPNQKSLFFFEIEFSESQASFGLFGINSLPHIRLVPPSSTDLKADTIQMDASDFSRLAESMAEFIESRTKLSVGPINRPPVVSKKQILFAVAVVLVWIPFFFKKLISGNTFLHDKNIWMAGAIFVYFFSVSGAMFNIIRKMPMFMMDRQDPGKLVFFYQGSGMQLGAEGFAVGFLYTIVGLLLAFVTHAMVRLRNRTVQRVLMILVLFTSFWAVKKVVFLDNWKTGYGIHGYWPSSWR, encoded by the coding sequence ATGGCGATCTTTTTAACCCCTTGCACCGCCGCCTTCTTCCTCCTCCTCCGCCTTCTCACATGCCATGCCCTCTCCCCATCAGACTCCGTTATTTCTGATCTGTCTTCGCTCCAGTCGCAGTCCTCAACCGGCGTCATCCACCTAACCGACCCACTCCTCCGCCGCATCCTCGCCTTACCCACCCCTCGCCCCTTCCACTTTATCATCTTCTTCGACGCAAAACATCTCCACTCCAAGCCTGAGCTCTCTCTTCCAACTCTTAAAAACGAATTCTCCCTTGTCTCCTCCACTTTCCAATCCAATAACCCTAACCAGAAATCCCTCTTTTTCTTCGAAATCGAATTCTCAGAATCTCAGGCTTCTTTCGGTCTATTCGGGATCAACTCTCTTCCTCACATCCGTCTAGTCCCTCCGTCGTCCACTGACTTAAAAGCAGATACGATCCAAATGGACGCCTCCGATTTTTCCAGATTGGCTGAATCCATGGCTGAGTTCATTGAATCCAGGACTAAGCTCTCAGTTGGTCCCATTAATCGGCCGCCTGTAGTTTCCAAAAAACAAATCTTGTTCGCAGTCGCTGTTGTATTGGTTTGGATTCCATTTTTCTTTAAGAAATTGATTTCCGGGAATACTTTCTTGCATGATAAGAATATATGGATGGCTGGAGCCATTTTTGTGTACTTTTTCAGCGTTTCAGGAGCGATGTTTAACATAATAAGGAAGATGCCAATGTTCATGATGGACAGGCAGGATCCGGGGAAATTAGTTTTCTTCTACCAGGGCTCAGGGATGCAGCTAGGGGCCGAGGGCTTTGCTGTTGGATTCTTATATACAATCGTGGGTCTCTTGCTGGCTTTCGTCACTCACGCCATGGTTAGGCTGAGGAATAGAACTGTGCAGAGAGTGTTGATGATTTTGGTGTTGTTTACATCTTTCTGGGCGGTGAAGAAGGTGGTTTTCTTGGACAATTGGAAGACGGGGTATGGTATTCACGGTTATTGGCCTTCTAGCTGGCGGTGA
- the LOC140988825 gene encoding chaperone protein dnaJ 50 isoform X1, which produces MAPPAAAAAAIHCCALIMIITASLFIQPTTAIYCDEDDCYDLLGVTQNANSSEIKKAYYKLSLKYHPDKNSDPDSRKLFVKIANAYEILKDETTREQYDYAIAHPEEVFYNTARYYHAYYGHKTDTRAVLVGLLLVLSGFQYLNQWTRYKQAVDMVKRTPAYKNKLKALELERMGGVTKKKKNNNKIDKNMEEELSKELELQIKGAEKPTVWGLLGIRFILLPYTLGKMNQPEKILFIDDCGKKPTSKATYQRCEKNQSAEDRRIVYRIEYQRSRLLASLWYYSHSLVWRFFIKILKNHTSIPEKRGPNTFSSSACQLNNK; this is translated from the exons ATGGCGCCACCCGCAGCGGCGGCGGCGGCTATCCACTGCTGTGCGCTGATAATGATAATAACGGCATCCCTTTTCATTCAGCCCACCACCGCTATCTACTGTGACGAGGATGACTGCTACGATCTCTTAGG TGTCACTCAAAATGCCAATTCTTCGGAGATCAAGAAAGCTTACTACAAGCTCTCTCTTAAGTA TCATCCGGATAAAAATTCTGATCCTGATTCGAGGAAGCTGTTCGTGAAAATTGCTAATGCTTATGAG ATTCTGAAAGATGAAACCACCAGGGAGCAGTATGATTATGCAATCGCACATCCAGAAGAG GTATTCTACAATACAGCTCGATACTACCATGCTTACTACGGTCATAAGACA GATACACGTGCTGTCCTTGTGGGCCTTCTTTTGGTGCTCTCGGGATTTCAGTATCTAAACCAGTGGACTAGGTATAAGCAG GCTGTTGATATGGTCAAGAGAACTCCAGCTTACAAAAATAAGCTAAAGGCGTTGGAACTTGAACGCATGGGTGGGGTGactaagaagaagaagaataacAATAAGATTGACAA GAACATGGAAGAAGAGCTTAGCAAGGAACTAGAACTGCAGATAAAGGGAGCTGAAAAACCCACTGTTTGGGGTCTTTTAGGCATTCGTTTCATTTTACTTCCTTACACTCTGGGGAAG ATGAATCAACCAGAGAAAATCTTGTTCATAGACGACTGTGGGAAAAAACCAACTTCCAAAGCTACCTATCAGAGATGCGAAAAGAATCAAAGCGCAGAAGATAGAAGAATTGTCTATAGAATCGAGTATCAGAGAAGCCGCTTGCTTGCATCTTTATGGTATTATTCACACTCGTTGGTGTGgagattttttataaaaattttgaaaaatcatactTCTATACCAGAAAAGAGAGGCCCTAATACTTTTTCATCGTCTGCatgtcaactgaacaacaaataA
- the LOC140988825 gene encoding chaperone protein dnaJ 50 isoform X2, translated as MAPPAAAAAAIHCCALIMIITASLFIQPTTAIYCDEDDCYDLLGVTQNANSSEIKKAYYKLSLKYHPDKNSDPDSRKLFVKIANAYEILKDETTREQYDYAIAHPEEVFYNTARYYHAYYGHKTDTRAVLVGLLLVLSGFQYLNQWTRYKQAVDMVKRTPAYKNKLKALELERMGGVTKKKKNNNKIDKNMEEELSKELELQIKGAEKPTVWGLLGIRFILLPYTLGKLLLWNGSWFWRYKVKRAAYSLEDASYLTRRSLRVPFDSWKYMDESTRENLVHRRLWEKTNFQSYLSEMRKESKRRR; from the exons ATGGCGCCACCCGCAGCGGCGGCGGCGGCTATCCACTGCTGTGCGCTGATAATGATAATAACGGCATCCCTTTTCATTCAGCCCACCACCGCTATCTACTGTGACGAGGATGACTGCTACGATCTCTTAGG TGTCACTCAAAATGCCAATTCTTCGGAGATCAAGAAAGCTTACTACAAGCTCTCTCTTAAGTA TCATCCGGATAAAAATTCTGATCCTGATTCGAGGAAGCTGTTCGTGAAAATTGCTAATGCTTATGAG ATTCTGAAAGATGAAACCACCAGGGAGCAGTATGATTATGCAATCGCACATCCAGAAGAG GTATTCTACAATACAGCTCGATACTACCATGCTTACTACGGTCATAAGACA GATACACGTGCTGTCCTTGTGGGCCTTCTTTTGGTGCTCTCGGGATTTCAGTATCTAAACCAGTGGACTAGGTATAAGCAG GCTGTTGATATGGTCAAGAGAACTCCAGCTTACAAAAATAAGCTAAAGGCGTTGGAACTTGAACGCATGGGTGGGGTGactaagaagaagaagaataacAATAAGATTGACAA GAACATGGAAGAAGAGCTTAGCAAGGAACTAGAACTGCAGATAAAGGGAGCTGAAAAACCCACTGTTTGGGGTCTTTTAGGCATTCGTTTCATTTTACTTCCTTACACTCTGGGGAAG TTACTATTATGGAATGGAAGTTGGTTCTGGAGGTACAAGGTGAAACGAGCAGCATATTCTTTGGAAGATGCTTCATACTTAACGAGAAGGTCCCTAAGGGTGCCTTTTGACTCATGGAAATATATGG ATGAATCAACCAGAGAAAATCTTGTTCATAGACGACTGTGGGAAAAAACCAACTTCCAAAGCTACCTATCAGAGATGCGAAAAGAATCAAAGCGCAGAAGATAG